Proteins encoded within one genomic window of Bos mutus isolate GX-2022 chromosome 9, NWIPB_WYAK_1.1, whole genome shotgun sequence:
- the LOC102282478 gene encoding HIG1 domain family member 1A, mitochondrial, producing MSSDTDISLYSYDEDQGSKLIRKAREAPFVPIGMACFAAIVAYGLYRLKSRGHTKMSVHLIHMRVAAQGFVVGAMTLGMGYSLYQEFWGKPKP from the coding sequence ATGTCAAGCGACACAGATATTTCTCTTTATTCATATGATGAAGATCAGGGATCTAAACTTATCCGAAAAGCTAGAGAGGCACCATTTGTCCCCATTGGAATGGCATGTTTTGCAGCAATTGTTGCATATGGATTATATAGATTGAAGAGCAGGGGACATACTAAAATGTCTGTTCACCTGATCCACATGCGTGTGGCAGCCCAAGGCTTTGTTGTGGGAGCAATGACTCTTGGTATGGGCTATTCCCTGTATCAAGAATTCTGGGGGAAACCTAAACCTTAG